The nucleotide window CCTCCCCCGCCCCCACCCCCGCCGTAGTTCATAGCGACCAAGTCGCCATCCCACGTCGTACCTCCACCACAGCTTTGGAACTCTGCGGAACAAGACGAGGCGTTCAATCCCTTTGGGTCAACCAGCGTCGTGGGCGCATTCATCACATACGCATACCGATTGAGCGACTGCGGTGTCGTCGGGTTCGCCGCCCCCAAACCCGCCGGATCTGGCGAAATCCATCTTCCGTAGAGGGCGTACTCGCGGTACAGGAAATCGTAGAGGCCCGCTGTTCCGCCCTGAATGGTGTCCTGGTTTTGGCCGGTGAAAGAGCGGTCGGGGGTGCCGGACTCGGCATAGGTTTCCCCGAAGGGAGCATACGCCAGGCTGGAATAGAGGGTGCGTGAGGTGGTGGTGGTCAGGCGCGAGCTGCCCAGCCAGTCGGGATGGCGGAAATAGGCCAGCGTGCTCCCCGAGTACACCGCCTGCGCCCCTGCAGGGAGGGGTACAAAAGCTTTCGTTACAGTCTGTCCATTCATCAATGCGAACTTCTGTCCGCTGGGGGCATAGACGATCTGGGTGGTCCCGCTCTCGACCATTCGGGCGGGTGGCCCAGACAACGCCAGAATGTTACACCTCTCCATGATGGGGGTGCCCCACCCAACGCGGTTTTCGTTGGGTGGGCGTGATTCTGCCTCTGCGCATCAGCGGTTGATTTCTAAAGAAAAGAATGGTCGGCCCTACAGGATTTGAACTTCTTCCGGTAAGTGTTGAGCTCGATCATTCCATCCGGCTGACCGAGCGGCGGACCATCTCATTAATCCCCTTCTCACTAGCAATCCCGCTTTGGCCGCGCGCACCCGCCTTTCCCAGAGTCCGATCTCTGGTCTAAGCTCCACTGCACAGCGCACTCATTGGTGCCCCAGGATCAGAGGAAGTCCGTTCTTTGGGTTACCGATGACGATGATCTTTGCGTTGGAGCTTTTGGCAAGCGTCTCGGTGGCTTCGATGCCCTTCCATTCAAGCAGTTGAGGGCTGATGCCCTGCGCCACAATCTGTTGAAAATCACGAATACCGGCCGCTTCGATACGCTTGCGCTCGGCTTCTTGCTTCTCCTTTTGCAGGCGGAAACTCATCGCCAATGACTCCTGTTCGGCCTGTTGTTTGGTTTCGATCGACGTTTTTAGCGCGGCTGGAAGTTGAATGTCACGCAACAGGATGTTCTCAACAATGACTCCGCGTTTATTCAGCTCGCGCCCGAGTTGTTCCGTGATCTGCTGGGCAACGCGCTCGCGGTCGCTGGAGTACAGGGCATTGGCGGAGTGTGAGGCCGTAGCTTCCCGGATCGCCGAGCGCAGGTTAGGCTCGACCACTATCTCAGGGTATCGCGGGCCAAGGGAACGGTACACTTCAGAAGCTTGCGCGGGATTCAGGCGGAACAGCAGCGAGGTGTCCAGTGTAATGATGAGGCCTTCGTTGGAGGGGACGCTGGCGGTCTCCTTGATCTCCTGCGTGCGAACCGACATGGTGTTGTTCCCTTTGAAAGGATTCACCATGTGCGTGCCTTCCGGCAACACCTCGCCGGTTACCCGGCCGAACAGCGTCAGCACACCCACGTGACCAGCGGGAACGTAAGCGATGGACGTCCACAGCAGCGCTGCCATGATCACGACTGCTAACCCGATTCCGAGGGAGCGCGTCATCGTTCCACGTGTTGCCTCAATGACCCTCGGCCGACCGAATCCAAATTCCGTCATAACTGCTCCATTCTGACCCCGCTTGCGTACAGCTTCGGCCAAGAGTTCAAGATCGCCCGGGCGGGGCCCCAGCGGGCGTCGGAAACCTTTAGCCGGAATCTCCTATTGAGCACCGAATCGCTCGCATTGTACGGCTTATGGGCGAGCTTGTGGCCCCGAAGCCGCATTCGCGAATGATGCAACGTGTAGCAGATCTCCCATTTGTATAGCTGTCCCCGTCAACCGGAGGCGCCCGGACCGATTTCACCTGCACCCGGTACAGTCCCCTGCTCCCGTCCACGATGAAATCGAACGGAGCCAGGTGAGCGTTTATGTCCGCGGCAACTCTTCGCATTGTGCGCCGTCACCAAGAGAAATGCTCACCCCAGAGGTGAACGCACGAAGACATGAAGGCAGAAAGACCCACCACGGACGTGGCAGCACGCGGATCCCAAGAGTTTCGCCCCGGGTCACATCGGTCTGCACAAAGGTACAGGGAGGGACGGACGAAGGGACGGGGCGAACCCGGAACGATGGAGGGGTTCACAAGAAGCGTTCGCATCGTACAATATGTGCAGCGACGGAAGGCGGTCGCAGTCATGGCGCAAAGCGGGGCTCATCTGGAGCAGTGGCACACGGCGCGGCGGTTCCCTCGCGTCCCCATCACCACTTCCGTGGAGATCCACGCGCGGCGCACCCAGGGCGCGCCCATCATTGGCAATATCGAGAACGTGAGCGTGGGCGGGCTGCTGGCGTCGTGCCGCGAGCACTTCGACCACCAGACCGAAGTGGCGATGCTCTTCAGTCTGCCCAACGGCCACGCCATCCGGGCCTTCGGGCGGGTCACCTACGCCGTCCCGGGCAAGCGCTACGGCATCGAGTTCACCGACCTGGACCGCGACGGGCGGGTCGAACTGGAACGTTTCACGCAAAAGATGATGGGCTACAACCGGCGCAGCGGCCGGGTGCCCTATCGCGTGCGCCTCACCGTGCGTCCGTCCGACCGCCCGGGCGAAGAGGAGCCCGCGATGACGGTGCTGGCGAGCCGCAATGGCGGCCTGCTGGTCTGCCGAACTCCTTACACCAAGGGCCAGGAGATCTATGTTGGGTGGCCGGAACGGGAGACCGGGGCGCAGGCCCGAGTGGTCTTCCAGCAGGTGTGGGAGGCCGACCAAATGGTCGAGCTGGGCTTCGAGTTCCTGGACCAGGAGAACTTCTGGGAGCTCGATTTTCCCGAAGAGGGCGCCTAGCTCCCTGGTTGCCACGGTTGATTGACGCCACAGCGCGGAACGCCTGAGTTGTCCGCCGCTCAACACCAAACATTCCCGGCCCCGAACCGCCGCCCTCCGCGTACTCCGTGTCCTCCGTGGTGAATCTTTGAGATCTTTTCCCAACGGTTGACCCGGCTGCCCGGCCTGCATATCATCTCCGCCCCGGAGAGTGAGGAGGGCACCCATGAAGTCCGTGCTGAAATCCCTGCTGGTGCTGGCGCTGGTGCTGGCGCTGGTGCTGCCGGTGGCGACCGCGCTGGCGCAGACGCCGGCCGGCGCGCCGGCCACCAATTTTTACGCCATCCCCTACGGTCCGCCGGTCACGCTGGAGGCGGCCAAAAAGGCGGCGGCCGCGGCCGTCGCCGAGGCCGTGAAGAACCACTGGTTCATGGCGGTCGCCATCGTGGACCCGAGCGGCAACCTGGTTTACTACGAGAAGATGGACAACACCCAGCTGGGCAGCGCCAAGGTGGCCATCAATAAGGCGCGCTCGGCGGCGCTCTACAAGCGTCCTACCAAGCTGCTCCAGGACGCGCTGGCGGGCGGCGGCGCCGGTCTGCGCGTGCTCGCTCTGGAAGGCGCGGTGCCGCTCGAGGGGGGCCTGCCCCTGATGGTGGACGGCAAGATCGTGGGCGCGATCGGACTCTCCGGTGACCTCAGCGAACACGACGGCCAGTGTGCCAAGGCGGGCCTGGACGCGCTCGCTGCCGCACACTAGCTCCGCCGCGGCCGCGGCGTCTACGCCGCGGGTCTCTGCGGCCGCTGCGCCAGCACGGCAAACACCGCCATGGCATAGATGATCAGATTGCCGACGTTGGGCTGTCCGTGCAACACGTGTACCGCTGCGGCCAGCACGAAGGTCGCGAACAGGCAGCAGCCGCCCCAGGCGATGGTGGCGGGGAGCAGGAACAGGACTGCGCCGGCGAGCTCCGCCCCGCCCAGCACGATGCGGATGACGTCGGGCATCCCGCTGTGGCGGAAGGCCCGCGCCTGTCCCGGCGAGAACAGGAACAGCGCCGCTTCGATGCCGATGACGATGCCGATCGTCCAGCGCAGGGCGGTGATCGCGGGCCGGCTGCGGTCGGCGTTCATGGCTTGCTCCTGGAAGCGCGCTTGCCAGGGGAGGAGCGCGCGATCCGGGCCTCTTTCAGACGATGGCTGGCGCTGGAGTCGAGGTCGAGCCCGTAGAACCTCTTCAGCTCCTTGATGCGGCGCAATGATTCCTCTCCGAACGGGCACTTGCCGTCGAAGGCGTGCAGCACGATGCCCTCGACCAGGTCTCCCAGGGTCATGTCGCGGTACTCGGCGAACGCCTTCAGCACCTTCAGGATGCGCTTTTCCACGCGGATGCCCGTCTGTACCCGCTCGACGATGAGTCGCTCCGCTTCCGCCATCTCGCCACCCTTTCGATTCCTATTATACATATGTACTGATGTACGTCAAAACGCTTCCTCCGTCCTTCCGTTCACCTTCCTCCGCGTCTTCCGTGTCCTCCGTGGTGAGGCTTCTTCGTCCTCTCCAGGGGTTTGGCCGGCGACGGCCCGCTGACTTTACCGATTGGTCACTGTGGAAGGCGGTGGAAGGATTGTGGAAGACTTCTGGCGTTGCGCCGCGCCGCGATGTGACCCGCGAAAATCGGCTGCGCCACGGCACGCAGAGATTTTCAAGAAAAAAACTTTGTTGTCATCTCCGATACTTTACATGCGGGGGGTGGGTGCGTAGTATCAGGCCCGCTTCTGGCAGTCTCAGCATTCAAAAAATCATTCGGCGAAGAAGATCTCGGCCTCGCTGTGCGGCAAAGATCTTCCTGGAGTCCCTGATGAAGGCGAAGCGGACGATCCTCTGCGTTGACGACAATGAACAGGCCCTGTCCATCCGAAAAGTGATGCTGGAGACGCGCGGCTACCGTGTGGTCGCCTGCTCGAACGGCGCCGAGGCGCTGGAGATCTTCCGCCGCGGCGGCATCGACCTGGTGTTGAGCGACCTGATTATGCCCGGCCTGGACGGCACCGCGGTCATCGACCACGTCAAGGCCATCTCGCCGCAGACCCCGACAATCCTCTTCTCCGGCACCATCAAGGTGTACGAGCGTGACACCCGCGCCGACGTTTTCCTCCCCAAGGGGATGTATGCCGCCTCTGATCTGCTGGAGCGCATCCGCCTGCTGATGGTGCGCAAGCGCGGCCCCAAGCGGGCCGTGCTGCCGGTGCAGGCGGCCCCCGCCGTCCCCCAGGTCCCCATCGCCTCGTAGGAACGATTTCACCGCCGAGACCGCGGAGGGATTGGTGTGCTGCCGAGGAACGCGGACTCTTCTGGTTCCGCCGCCCCTTGCTGCGTGCAAGGGTTCGTTACATCCGACTTCTCTGCGTTCTCTGCGCCCTCTGCGGTCAAAACATTTCGTGTAGACTCGAAGATTCGCATGGCCGCCATCATCCAGACCGAGAACGTGACCAAGGTGTACCGCGTGGGCAAGGTGGACGTGCCCGCGCTGCGCGGGGTGTCGCTGGCCGTGGAGCGCGGGCAGTTCGTCTCCATCGTGGGCCCTTCGGGCAGCGGCAAGAGCACCCTGTTCTACATCCTGGGCGGGCTGACCCGCGCCAGCGGCGGGCGCGTGGTGGTCGACGGCGAGGACTTTGCCCGGCTCTCCGACGCCCAGCGCACCGCCATGCGCAAGAGCAAGATCGGGTTCGTCTTTCAGAAGTTCAATCTGCTGCCCACCCTCGATGCCCTGGGCAACATCACCATCGCGCAGGACATCGCCGGCGGCACCCTGGACCGCGCCCACCTGGAGCGCATCACCAAAATGCTGGGCATCGCCGAGCGCCTCGGCCACCGTCCCTCCGAGCTCTCCGGCGGCGAACAGCAGCGCGTGGCCCTGGCCCGCGCCCTCATCAACAAGCCCGCCATCGTGCTCGCCGACGAGCCCACCGGCAACCTCGATTCGCAGAACTCCGAGATCGTGCTCCGGATGCTGCGCCAGTCGAACCAGGAGTTGGGCCAGACCGTTCTCATGATCACCCACAATCCCGAGGCGGCCAGCTACGGCGACACCATCGTGCACATGCGCGACGGCCAGATTGTGCCTCCCGACATGGATCCGCAGTGGAGCCCGCACAAGCCCGCGGTTTGACCCCCTTTTTTGTACTTCGCTATAATCGAATGTGACGAGCGGGAGTAACTCAGTGGTAGAGTGCGACCTTGCCAAGGTCGAAGTCGCGGGTTCAAATCCCGTCTCCCGCTCCAGCCTTCCTCACATCCCGCCACGGGCGGGTTTTTTGCTCTGCGAAGGCGCAGTCGCCAACCGGAAGGGCGCGGTAGCCAAGCGGTAGGGCGCAGTAGCCAAGTGGTAAGGCGCGGTAGCCAAGTGGTAAGGCAGAGGTCTGCAAAACCTTTATTCGGCGGTTCGATTCCGCCCCGCGCCTCCAATCTTCAGTTCAGCATTCCTTTCGATGCGAGGTCCTTCGCGCGCAGGTACGCGTTCAGGATTTCGGCAGCGGGCTCCCGCGTTCGCTGCGCGAACGCTCACGCCCGCCAAACGCCTCAAGTTCGATTCCGCCCCGCGCCTCCAACTCCTGCAACGGTGCAGCTCCGAAAATGCTGGCTTTCTGAGTTGCCGCGGTTTCTCCTCGGATCTACCTATTTCTCTGGAGTTCAATGGAAATGTCCCACGGAGACCCATGCGGTGCCGAAATGAAACCGTCTTGGTTGAAAAGGTGACACTCGGATATCCTCCTTGGAGACCGGTCCGTCGCTGTTTGTCGAAAAGAAACTGCTGCGGCGGCCCCTGAGGAACCTGGCTCCGTGACGGGAAGCACTGCACAATGTTTGTGGCATTGACTGGCCCCTACGTCCGGCGTAGGTTTCGGCCCGTATCCGACTTCCCGCCGAAATCGCACACGACGGGTCCCTTTCACCTTCTAACCACGAAAGGAGAGCCCCATGTTCACACGGCTAGTCGAAGTCACCACCAAGCTGGGCAAGACGAAAGAGGTTGCGGAGATCATCCAGGAGAAAGTACTGCCGATCCTGAGGAAGCAGCCGGGGTTTATCGATGAGATCGTGCTGGTGTCCACCGCGGAAGCGAATCTCATTTATGCGATGAGTTTCTGGAAGAACCCCGAGGATGCCGAACTCTACAGGCGGGAGCAGTACCCGAAGGTCGAAGAACTGCTGCGGCCTCTGCTGGAGACCAACCCGAAGATCCTCACCTTCGACGTGGACACTTTCACCACCCACAAGATCGCACTGGGAAAGGTCGCGTAAGAGAGAACACGGTTGAGCAAGGGCGAGCTCGCAAGGGCCCGCCTTTTTCGCATCAGCTCACCGACTGTCGGTGAATGCGGAGACAGGCGTACAGTGGCAGGGACCATGGCGCCGATCATCCGCCTCGCCGGACCCGGAGATGTCGAAGGAGCGGGTGTCATCTGCAGCCGGGTGCTCTCCGGGAAGCTCCCGTACCAGTACGAACTGAACATCGGGCTGGAAGGATGCTTGAATCTCGTCGCCGAGGAGGAAGGCCGGGTGATCGGCTACGTCTCGGTGCTGCTGCGCCGGTGGAACCCGCGCGGAAGAAATCTGTGGGAGAGGGTCGCGCCCTATCTGGCGTTCATCGGCGTCATCCCCGAGAGGCAGAGCAGAGGCGTCGGGGAGCTGCTCTTGCGGGCCGCCATAAGGGAGACAGTGCTGCGTTGCCCGAACGAGCCGCAACTGTTCCTGGAACATGCGCCCGACAACCGGGCCGCACGGCTGTACGCGCGGGTCGGGTTCCGGACGATGTCCCGCGACGAAGTCTTCAGGCTTACCGGCCTGGATGTGAAGGGGCCGGTGCTGTGTCTCGGCCTCCATGCCGAGGGCGCAGGAGCGCCCGTCCGACCGCCTTGCCCGGCCTCCGACTGAATCCAGCTAAAACCATCCCACCCGAAAACGAATTAATACGTTTGACATAGCGATTAGAGTTGTAGGGATTCGTTCATATTTCTCTGCCGTGGGGGATCCGTGCGGAAAACCGTTTTCGTGGTGTGCTTCGCCCTGTTCGCGTTCACGATCGCGTTGGCACAAGACAGCTTCATCGACGAGTGGCAGAAGCGGGCCACGGAAAGCCAGGCGGAGCAGCCGCACTGGGTGACGCCGGTGGCGGTCACGACGCCGCGGCTGGAGCAGGAGATCCGCTACGACCTGATGTGGCGGACGCAGGAGGACGGCACCACGCTGGCGAACTACGGCGGCGGCAAGGGCCTGGAGCTGATCCCCACGCGGCGCACAGAGATCATCATCGGCATT belongs to Terriglobia bacterium and includes:
- a CDS encoding response regulator; its protein translation is MKAKRTILCVDDNEQALSIRKVMLETRGYRVVACSNGAEALEIFRRGGIDLVLSDLIMPGLDGTAVIDHVKAISPQTPTILFSGTIKVYERDTRADVFLPKGMYAASDLLERIRLLMVRKRGPKRAVLPVQAAPAVPQVPIAS
- a CDS encoding RHS repeat-associated core domain-containing protein produces the protein MVESGTTQIVYAPSGQKFALMNGQTVTKAFVPLPAGAQAVYSGSTLAYFRHPDWLGSSRLTTTTSRTLYSSLAYAPFGETYAESGTPDRSFTGQNQDTIQGGTAGLYDFLYREYALYGRWISPDPAGLGAANPTTPQSLNRYAYVMNAPTTLVDPKGLNASSCSAEFQSCGGGTTWDGDLVAMNYGGGGGGGGGGSTAIMEGLERYNSIRTTGCEPGGEICYGSVVVSFQNGSVTITNLANDQLDEAERVAKQTYITVSPKFVPAGKPIDLQLRAEVDLSQYKVTRFSAGGASVSDPAVFTSGTYFNVGAPSNRGQFGYDPTTVFLRVQGNTSVTLELSDINLTFRHEIPAGAPASFHISHNLSWYEATYPIYVGVR
- a CDS encoding antibiotic biosynthesis monooxygenase, yielding MFTRLVEVTTKLGKTKEVAEIIQEKVLPILRKQPGFIDEIVLVSTAEANLIYAMSFWKNPEDAELYRREQYPKVEELLRPLLETNPKILTFDVDTFTTHKIALGKVA
- a CDS encoding prohibitin family protein, translating into MAALLWTSIAYVPAGHVGVLTLFGRVTGEVLPEGTHMVNPFKGNNTMSVRTQEIKETASVPSNEGLIITLDTSLLFRLNPAQASEVYRSLGPRYPEIVVEPNLRSAIREATASHSANALYSSDRERVAQQITEQLGRELNKRGVIVENILLRDIQLPAALKTSIETKQQAEQESLAMSFRLQKEKQEAERKRIEAAGIRDFQQIVAQGISPQLLEWKGIEATETLAKSSNAKIIVIGNPKNGLPLILGHQ
- a CDS encoding GNAT family N-acetyltransferase, coding for MAPIIRLAGPGDVEGAGVICSRVLSGKLPYQYELNIGLEGCLNLVAEEEGRVIGYVSVLLRRWNPRGRNLWERVAPYLAFIGVIPERQSRGVGELLLRAAIRETVLRCPNEPQLFLEHAPDNRAARLYARVGFRTMSRDEVFRLTGLDVKGPVLCLGLHAEGAGAPVRPPCPASD
- a CDS encoding PilZ domain-containing protein; translation: MAQSGAHLEQWHTARRFPRVPITTSVEIHARRTQGAPIIGNIENVSVGGLLASCREHFDHQTEVAMLFSLPNGHAIRAFGRVTYAVPGKRYGIEFTDLDRDGRVELERFTQKMMGYNRRSGRVPYRVRLTVRPSDRPGEEEPAMTVLASRNGGLLVCRTPYTKGQEIYVGWPERETGAQARVVFQQVWEADQMVELGFEFLDQENFWELDFPEEGA
- a CDS encoding heme-binding protein, which produces MKSVLKSLLVLALVLALVLPVATALAQTPAGAPATNFYAIPYGPPVTLEAAKKAAAAAVAEAVKNHWFMAVAIVDPSGNLVYYEKMDNTQLGSAKVAINKARSAALYKRPTKLLQDALAGGGAGLRVLALEGAVPLEGGLPLMVDGKIVGAIGLSGDLSEHDGQCAKAGLDALAAAH
- a CDS encoding DoxX family protein, which codes for MNADRSRPAITALRWTIGIVIGIEAALFLFSPGQARAFRHSGMPDVIRIVLGGAELAGAVLFLLPATIAWGGCCLFATFVLAAAVHVLHGQPNVGNLIIYAMAVFAVLAQRPQRPAA
- a CDS encoding ABC transporter ATP-binding protein — encoded protein: MAAIIQTENVTKVYRVGKVDVPALRGVSLAVERGQFVSIVGPSGSGKSTLFYILGGLTRASGGRVVVDGEDFARLSDAQRTAMRKSKIGFVFQKFNLLPTLDALGNITIAQDIAGGTLDRAHLERITKMLGIAERLGHRPSELSGGEQQRVALARALINKPAIVLADEPTGNLDSQNSEIVLRMLRQSNQELGQTVLMITHNPEAASYGDTIVHMRDGQIVPPDMDPQWSPHKPAV